Proteins from one Loktanella sp. M215 genomic window:
- a CDS encoding outer membrane protein, giving the protein MLRASLVALSLASVVPAAASAEVELSFYGGAQSAPHSDLFISGDPAYPAKTRVQWEGRSFSPPPYYGLRATYWASDSFGYGLDFTHTKVYSTADSRGTDFTTLEFTDGLNTLTANAYRRFQPMYGIRPYVGAGIGLAIPHVEVSNGSTSTLGYQVTGPAATLLAGASYPISERFSLFGEYKFTYSQNTADLDGGGTLETNIITNALNVGVSFSF; this is encoded by the coding sequence GTGTTGCGTGCCTCACTCGTTGCCTTGTCCCTCGCGTCCGTCGTGCCTGCCGCCGCCAGCGCCGAGGTCGAACTGAGCTTTTACGGCGGCGCCCAAAGCGCGCCGCATTCCGACCTTTTCATCAGCGGCGACCCGGCCTATCCGGCCAAGACCCGTGTGCAATGGGAAGGCCGGTCCTTCAGCCCGCCGCCGTACTACGGTCTGCGGGCGACCTACTGGGCGTCCGACAGCTTTGGCTACGGCCTCGATTTCACGCATACCAAGGTCTATTCCACCGCCGATTCGCGCGGCACGGATTTCACCACGCTGGAATTCACCGACGGTCTGAACACGCTGACGGCAAACGCCTACCGCCGGTTCCAGCCGATGTATGGTATCCGGCCCTACGTCGGTGCCGGTATCGGTCTGGCGATTCCGCATGTCGAGGTGTCGAACGGCAGCACAAGCACTCTGGGGTATCAGGTGACCGGTCCCGCAGCGACGCTGCTGGCCGGTGCCAGCTATCCGATCAGCGAGCGGTTCTCGCTCTTCGGTGAATACAAGTTCACCTATTCCCAGAACACCGCCGACCTTGACGGTGGCGGCACGCTGGAAACGAACATCATCACCAATGCTTTGAACGTGGGCGTCAGCTTCAGCTTCTGA
- a CDS encoding glutathione S-transferase family protein encodes MKLLMSPASPFARKCRVLLREADLMDTVEEVNVSTSPTATDTAVAAANPLGKIPALLRDHGPAIYDSRVITRFLNDHAGTAFYPQARLWEVLTLEATADGIMEAALSMTYEARMRPEAQQSPEWVEAQWAKAHRAIAAIDSRWMSHLTGPLDMGQIGVACALAYIDLRHDARGWRDGHADLAAWHKTFMARDAMQATVVPA; translated from the coding sequence ATGAAACTGCTGATGTCGCCCGCCTCACCCTTTGCCCGCAAATGCCGCGTCCTGCTGCGCGAGGCGGACCTGATGGACACCGTGGAGGAGGTCAACGTCTCGACCTCGCCGACGGCGACCGACACGGCCGTGGCCGCTGCCAATCCGCTGGGCAAGATCCCCGCCCTGCTGCGCGACCACGGTCCCGCGATCTATGACAGCCGGGTCATCACGCGATTCCTGAACGACCATGCCGGCACGGCGTTCTATCCGCAGGCCCGCCTGTGGGAGGTTCTGACGCTGGAGGCCACCGCCGACGGCATCATGGAAGCAGCCCTCTCCATGACCTACGAGGCGCGGATGCGGCCCGAGGCACAGCAGTCGCCCGAATGGGTAGAGGCGCAATGGGCCAAGGCCCACCGGGCCATTGCCGCCATCGACTCGCGCTGGATGTCGCATCTGACGGGGCCGCTGGACATGGGGCAGATCGGCGTGGCCTGCGCGCTGGCCTATATCGACCTGCGCCACGACGCGCGCGGCTGGCGCGACGGCCATGCGGATCTGGCCGCGTGGCACAAGACGTTCATGGCGCGGGACGCGATGCAGGCCACCGTCGTCCCGGCCTGA
- a CDS encoding ABC transporter ATP-binding protein encodes MTLLTLRSLGVTRRSRTVLRDIDLSVGAGEVVGLIGPNGAGKTTLMRAALGLIPATGHSSLAALSPRARGRAVAWLPQAREIAWPVDVATLVLLGRTPHLAAGQTPTAADRAAVDSAIDRMDLTAFRHRVATRLSGGEQARVLIARALAQEAPLLMADEPIAGLDLAHQIGTMKRFTALAAEGRSVIVSLHDLGLAARHCTRLIVLDTGGMVADGPPQAVLTPSVVRDVFGVAALVQVTPDGMVFQPLDTLD; translated from the coding sequence ATGACCCTGCTGACCCTGCGCAGCCTTGGCGTGACGCGCCGCAGCCGGACCGTTCTGCGCGACATCGACCTGAGCGTGGGTGCAGGAGAGGTCGTCGGCCTGATCGGCCCCAATGGCGCCGGCAAGACCACGCTGATGCGCGCGGCGCTCGGGCTGATCCCCGCCACGGGCCACAGTTCGCTGGCCGCGCTGTCGCCCCGCGCGCGGGGCCGTGCCGTGGCGTGGTTGCCGCAGGCGCGGGAGATTGCATGGCCGGTCGATGTGGCGACGCTGGTCCTGCTGGGACGCACGCCGCATCTGGCAGCGGGCCAGACCCCGACTGCCGCGGACCGCGCCGCCGTCGACAGCGCGATCGACCGCATGGACCTGACCGCCTTTCGCCACCGCGTGGCCACCCGGCTGTCGGGCGGCGAACAGGCGCGCGTCCTGATCGCGCGCGCCCTGGCGCAAGAGGCGCCCTTGCTGATGGCGGACGAGCCGATTGCGGGCCTCGACCTCGCGCATCAGATCGGCACGATGAAGCGCTTCACAGCCCTCGCGGCAGAGGGGCGGTCGGTGATCGTGTCCCTGCACGATCTGGGCCTCGCCGCGCGGCATTGCACCCGCCTGATCGTGCTCGACACAGGCGGGATGGTGGCCGACGGTCCACCGCAGGCGGTGCTGACGCCATCCGTTGTGCGCGACGTTTTCGGCGTCGCGGCACTGGTGCAGGTCACTCCGGACGGCATGGTGTTTCAGCCGCTGGATACGCTGGACTAG
- a CDS encoding ABC transporter substrate-binding protein: MRGSRALVLWLAALAAAPAHADAPRRVVSMNLCTDQLAMLVAGEGQLLSVSTLSADPRGSAMAEVAAGYTLNYGLAEEIYLMQPDLVIAGTFTRRATVQMLDRLGIPVVMFEPAYTLDDIAVLLTQMGDALGQQGKAATLVADYRARLAAYVTDTTANPRAALYSANGYTSGDQTLAGQILSTAGLDNVAAEAAFADGGFLPLEVLAMSAPDTVITSVPYAGFSRSEEIMDHPVIAALRAGQPGALMMDRDWVCGTPFVLRAIDTMAGLRRDLQDTGR; encoded by the coding sequence ATGCGCGGTTCTAGGGCCCTTGTCCTGTGGCTGGCGGCGCTGGCCGCCGCCCCGGCCCACGCCGACGCGCCCCGGCGTGTCGTGTCGATGAACCTGTGCACGGATCAGCTTGCGATGCTTGTGGCGGGCGAGGGTCAGCTTCTGTCGGTCTCGACCCTCTCTGCCGATCCGCGCGGGTCCGCCATGGCCGAGGTCGCGGCGGGCTACACCCTGAACTACGGTCTGGCAGAGGAAATCTACCTGATGCAGCCCGACCTCGTGATCGCAGGGACCTTTACCCGGCGCGCCACGGTGCAGATGCTGGACCGTCTTGGCATTCCGGTCGTCATGTTCGAACCGGCCTATACGCTGGACGATATTGCCGTGCTTCTGACGCAGATGGGCGATGCTTTGGGTCAGCAGGGCAAGGCGGCAACGCTGGTCGCGGATTACCGGGCGCGGCTTGCGGCTTACGTGACCGACACCACCGCAAACCCGCGAGCCGCGCTCTACTCCGCCAATGGCTACACCTCGGGCGATCAGACGCTTGCCGGGCAGATCCTCTCGACCGCGGGTCTGGACAATGTCGCGGCAGAGGCGGCCTTTGCCGACGGTGGCTTTCTGCCGCTGGAGGTGCTGGCGATGTCCGCCCCCGACACGGTCATCACCAGCGTCCCCTACGCGGGCTTTTCGCGGTCAGAGGAGATCATGGATCACCCGGTGATCGCCGCCCTGCGGGCCGGGCAGCCCGGTGCGCTGATGATGGACCGCGACTGGGTCTGCGGCACGCCCTTCGTGCTGCGGGCCATCGACACGATGGCGGGTCTGCGGCGTGACCTGCAGGACACCGGGCGATGA
- a CDS encoding class I SAM-dependent methyltransferase: MDWNAMAAPWLRVEAETDAAHAPVRKALMAKAALRVGQSVLDIGPGAGVSLLDAADAVGPTGHVTGIEIAPPFAARAKSRVPANVEVCIGNAADYPFDSSGFDAAISLFGVMFFADPVAAFEHIRSVCKPGAALTFACWGPPEDNPWFGMPSRVAAEVFGPGPAFDPDAPGPMALGNKDKINRILSAAGWVVDIDTKALHLTPNGSPDDVGALQMTIGAAAMRMRIAKEAGTLDESHRDAVRTGLIAGFSEMVEGGDVRVPAVVHVVRAVA; encoded by the coding sequence ATGGATTGGAACGCGATGGCGGCACCATGGTTGCGCGTTGAGGCCGAGACCGATGCCGCTCATGCCCCGGTTCGCAAAGCCCTCATGGCGAAGGCCGCGTTGCGCGTGGGTCAATCGGTTCTCGATATCGGACCCGGAGCCGGGGTCTCGCTTCTTGATGCCGCCGATGCAGTGGGCCCGACAGGTCATGTCACCGGTATTGAAATTGCGCCGCCGTTTGCAGCGCGCGCCAAGTCGCGCGTTCCGGCCAATGTTGAAGTTTGCATTGGCAATGCCGCGGATTACCCTTTCGATTCAAGCGGTTTCGATGCCGCAATATCGCTTTTTGGCGTGATGTTCTTTGCCGATCCAGTTGCGGCCTTCGAGCATATCCGCAGCGTATGCAAACCCGGAGCGGCGCTCACCTTTGCCTGCTGGGGGCCACCGGAGGACAATCCATGGTTTGGCATGCCAAGTCGCGTTGCCGCTGAGGTCTTCGGCCCTGGCCCGGCCTTTGATCCTGATGCGCCCGGACCGATGGCCTTGGGCAACAAAGATAAGATCAACCGCATTCTTTCTGCCGCAGGCTGGGTTGTGGACATCGACACCAAGGCGCTGCACCTTACCCCAAATGGCAGTCCGGACGACGTGGGTGCTCTGCAAATGACGATTGGCGCTGCTGCGATGCGCATGCGGATCGCCAAAGAGGCAGGAACTCTGGATGAAAGCCATCGTGACGCGGTGCGCACCGGACTGATCGCAGGATTTTCCGAAATGGTTGAGGGGGGTGATGTCCGGGTGCCTGCAGTGGTTCATGTCGTCCGGGCCGTGGCCTGA
- a CDS encoding copper-binding protein, with translation MQKTLTLLTGLMLSAGTAFAQTTDMSGMDHGTMSMDHGTMDHGDMPMDQAMLDGAVHVKAVVNSFGDGTVNVSHEPIPEIGWPAMTMDMTLIENAAGMDEIADGQAVTMMLIKGEDGMYDVAALVPEM, from the coding sequence ATGCAAAAGACACTGACACTGCTGACAGGCCTGATGCTGAGCGCCGGCACGGCCTTTGCCCAGACCACCGACATGAGCGGCATGGACCACGGCACGATGTCGATGGACCACGGCACGATGGACCACGGCGACATGCCGATGGATCAGGCGATGCTGGACGGCGCCGTTCACGTGAAGGCCGTCGTCAATTCATTCGGCGACGGCACCGTCAACGTCAGCCACGAGCCGATCCCCGAAATCGGCTGGCCCGCGATGACGATGGACATGACCCTGATCGAAAACGCCGCGGGCATGGACGAGATCGCCGATGGCCAGGCCGTGACGATGATGTTGATCAAGGGCGAAGACGGCATGTATGACGTCGCAGCACTCGTGCCGGAGATGTGA
- a CDS encoding FecCD family ABC transporter permease, translating to MTRLTLILSTLVAVLFVAALLIGPAHIGPVPSLRALILGGDGPMTLVMREIRLPRALLGLMIGGALGLAGAAMQGYLRNPLADPGLIGVSGSAALGAVLAIQTGFAATWALGLPLAALAGAVVGVCAVLLLAGPRGSSLSLILAGIAISALAGALTALVLNLSPNPFAANEIVFWMMGSLADRSMTHVWVALPLIVVGAIALATLSRGLDALTLGEDAAEAMGIGLRRMRLTLIFGTAAVVGASTAVAGAIGFVGLVVPHLLRPFVGARPGRLLFASALGGSAMVLAADIAVRAILPDRDLKLGVVTALIGAPLFLHLIYRTRRDVP from the coding sequence ATGACGCGGCTGACGCTGATCCTGTCCACGCTGGTCGCCGTGCTTTTCGTCGCGGCCCTGCTGATCGGTCCCGCCCACATCGGACCTGTCCCCAGCCTGCGGGCGCTGATCCTTGGCGGCGACGGCCCGATGACCCTCGTGATGCGCGAAATCCGCCTGCCACGCGCCCTGCTGGGCCTGATGATCGGCGGCGCGCTGGGCCTGGCGGGGGCGGCGATGCAAGGCTATCTACGCAATCCGCTGGCGGACCCCGGCCTGATCGGCGTGTCGGGGTCGGCGGCCTTGGGGGCCGTGCTGGCGATCCAGACGGGGTTTGCCGCGACATGGGCGCTGGGGTTGCCGCTGGCGGCGCTGGCGGGCGCGGTGGTGGGGGTCTGTGCGGTGCTGCTGCTGGCGGGGCCGCGGGGATCGTCGCTGAGCCTGATCCTTGCCGGGATCGCCATTTCGGCATTGGCGGGTGCCCTGACGGCACTGGTGCTCAACCTGTCGCCCAATCCCTTTGCCGCGAACGAGATCGTGTTCTGGATGATGGGGTCGCTGGCCGACCGGTCAATGACCCATGTCTGGGTCGCCCTGCCGCTGATCGTGGTGGGCGCCATCGCACTGGCGACCCTGTCGCGCGGCTTGGACGCCCTGACGCTGGGCGAGGACGCGGCAGAGGCGATGGGCATCGGACTGCGCAGGATGCGCCTGACGCTGATCTTCGGCACGGCAGCGGTCGTCGGTGCCTCGACGGCTGTCGCTGGCGCCATCGGCTTCGTCGGGCTGGTCGTGCCGCATCTGCTGCGCCCGTTTGTCGGCGCGCGGCCCGGGCGGTTGCTGTTCGCCTCGGCGCTGGGAGGGTCCGCCATGGTGCTGGCGGCCGATATCGCGGTGCGGGCGATCCTGCCGGACCGCGACCTGAAGCTGGGGGTCGTAACCGCCCTAATCGGCGCGCCGCTGTTCCTGCACCTGATCTATCGCACACGGCGGGACGTGCCATGA
- a CDS encoding MFS transporter, whose translation MLSVLADRTYRHLFVAQIVALLGTGMATVALGLLAYDLAGDRAALVLGTVFTIKMIAYVGIAPIAGAFANRWPRRAMLVSLDLVRAVVALCLPFVTEIWQVYILIFLLQSASAAFTPTFQATIPDILPEEDRYTRALSLSRLAYDLENLISPTLAAILLAFVSYQVLFYGTVIGFIGSALLVASVLLPSPQPTAPRGIYDRTTRGLRIYLATPRLRGLLSLNLAAAAAGAMVLVNTVILVKSDLGLGDRQVAMALGAFGGGSMLAALALPRLLDTRPDRPVMIAGASSLVVVLLALGLWVAVAGPVWSVLLLGWLAIGVGYSVVLTPSGRLLKRSAHPEDRPAVYAAQFALSHACWLLTYPLSGWLITAFGPVVAFVGLALVAAAGLMAGMVFWPQQLDEAQPHSHDDLPQDHPHLAGGRTHSHPVVIDDYHPHWPRAESAPN comes from the coding sequence ATGCTTTCCGTCCTTGCAGACCGCACCTATCGACATCTGTTCGTGGCACAAATCGTGGCCCTGCTGGGCACAGGCATGGCAACCGTCGCGCTGGGGCTGCTGGCCTATGATCTGGCAGGTGACCGCGCGGCGCTCGTTCTGGGCACGGTGTTCACGATCAAGATGATCGCCTACGTCGGTATTGCGCCCATTGCGGGGGCCTTCGCAAACCGCTGGCCCAGACGCGCCATGCTGGTCAGCCTTGATCTGGTCCGCGCGGTGGTGGCGCTGTGCCTGCCGTTCGTGACCGAGATCTGGCAGGTCTATATCCTGATCTTCCTGCTGCAATCCGCCTCGGCCGCATTCACGCCGACGTTTCAGGCCACGATCCCCGACATCTTGCCGGAAGAGGACCGCTACACCCGGGCCTTGTCCCTGTCGCGGCTGGCCTATGATCTGGAGAACCTGATCAGCCCGACGCTGGCCGCGATCCTGCTGGCCTTCGTCAGCTATCAGGTGCTGTTCTATGGCACCGTCATCGGGTTCATCGGATCGGCACTGTTGGTCGCCTCGGTGCTGTTGCCAAGTCCGCAACCTACCGCGCCCCGCGGTATTTACGACCGGACCACGCGCGGGCTGCGCATCTATCTCGCGACGCCACGGCTGCGGGGGCTTTTGTCACTGAACCTCGCGGCCGCTGCGGCCGGGGCGATGGTTCTGGTGAATACCGTCATCCTGGTCAAATCCGATCTGGGGCTCGGCGACCGGCAGGTTGCCATGGCGCTGGGGGCCTTCGGTGGCGGCTCCATGCTGGCGGCACTGGCCCTGCCGCGACTTCTCGACACCCGGCCGGATCGCCCGGTGATGATTGCTGGCGCGTCAAGTCTGGTCGTCGTCCTGCTGGCCTTGGGCCTTTGGGTCGCCGTCGCTGGCCCTGTATGGAGCGTCCTGCTCTTGGGGTGGCTCGCCATCGGTGTCGGCTATTCGGTCGTGCTGACGCCATCGGGTCGCCTTCTGAAACGATCCGCCCACCCGGAGGATCGGCCAGCGGTTTATGCGGCACAGTTCGCATTGTCGCATGCCTGTTGGCTGCTGACTTACCCTCTGTCCGGCTGGCTGATCACCGCCTTCGGTCCCGTCGTCGCGTTCGTGGGTCTGGCACTGGTGGCCGCGGCCGGGCTTATGGCGGGCATGGTGTTCTGGCCGCAGCAACTGGACGAGGCGCAGCCTCACAGTCACGATGACCTGCCACAGGATCATCCGCATCTTGCCGGGGGGCGGACCCACAGCCATCCCGTTGTGATCGACGATTATCATCCCCACTGGCCGCGGGCAGAGAGCGCGCCCAATTGA
- a CDS encoding TonB-dependent receptor plug domain-containing protein, whose amino-acid sequence MLRSVLLASVALTPFTSATAQDAFALDEIIVTGGLSPIAAGALGRAASVVTADDIAARGIATVQDALRALPGVSVTGSGPTYTQVRIRGGEASHTLILIDGIAAAGGDGEYILSGLETANIEKIEVLRGPQSVYYGSDASAGVINIITRKGQVGTTLSGSLEVGAANTATAFLSHRTDRGGLSLALSHVQDDGFDQSGDGGERDGMDRTTAILSGDYLATDALKLGFTLRRSEQDYDTDAADYTALDAAGSIVDDPTLFSTRDETTGGIFAELDTLGRRLTHRLSYERTDNTAAYESGTPIRTERDALKYRLSYGLDGLAVAETRHLLNVLVEHKNDSSRSNPLYARAATSLALEYRGSFDNGLDVQAGARFDANDTFEDAATWNVGLSYPVGQSGARLHASAGVGIVNPSYFELYATDFGYVGNPALTPERNTSFDVGVTLPVLDGRGTLDVTYFNEVLTDEITDVATGAGTFSFVNQSGDSNRQGIELTGTLQATDTLALRMAYTYLDATNPDGSVEQRRPRNTLTVGGTLDTFGGRGLVSADVRHVSGNYDAQFFGAYETAKLPAYTTVDVAAQYDLTARVTLTGRVTNLFDDPAVDVWGYATRGRAGYVGVNARF is encoded by the coding sequence ATGCTCCGTTCCGTACTTCTGGCTTCCGTGGCCCTGACACCTTTTACATCCGCGACGGCACAGGATGCCTTTGCACTTGACGAGATCATCGTCACCGGCGGTCTGTCCCCCATCGCGGCGGGCGCGCTGGGGCGTGCCGCCAGCGTCGTGACGGCCGACGACATCGCGGCGCGGGGCATCGCCACGGTGCAGGACGCGCTGCGCGCCTTGCCCGGCGTTTCGGTCACCGGGTCCGGCCCGACCTACACGCAGGTCCGCATCCGTGGTGGCGAGGCGAGCCATACCCTGATCCTGATCGACGGGATCGCCGCGGCGGGCGGCGACGGGGAATACATCCTCAGCGGGCTGGAGACCGCGAACATCGAGAAGATCGAGGTGCTGCGCGGCCCGCAGTCGGTCTATTACGGGTCCGATGCCTCGGCCGGGGTGATCAACATCATCACCCGTAAGGGGCAGGTCGGCACCACGCTCAGCGGATCGCTGGAGGTGGGTGCGGCCAACACAGCGACCGCCTTTCTGTCACACCGGACGGACCGCGGCGGTCTGTCGCTGGCGCTGTCTCACGTGCAGGACGACGGTTTCGACCAGTCCGGCGACGGCGGAGAGCGTGACGGCATGGACCGCACCACCGCCATTCTATCCGGCGACTATCTGGCCACGGACGCGCTGAAGCTGGGGTTCACCCTGCGCCGGTCAGAGCAGGATTATGACACCGATGCGGCGGACTACACGGCCCTGGACGCCGCCGGGTCCATCGTCGACGATCCCACGCTGTTCAGTACCCGCGATGAAACCACCGGCGGGATCTTTGCGGAACTCGACACCCTCGGTCGGCGGCTGACGCACCGGCTGTCCTATGAACGCACGGACAACACGGCCGCTTACGAAAGCGGCACGCCGATCCGGACAGAGCGTGATGCGCTGAAATACCGCCTGAGCTATGGCCTCGACGGGCTTGCGGTGGCCGAGACGCGGCACCTGCTGAACGTGCTGGTAGAGCACAAGAACGACAGCAGCCGGTCGAACCCTTTGTATGCGCGCGCCGCGACATCCCTGGCGTTGGAATACCGTGGCAGTTTCGACAATGGGCTGGATGTGCAGGCCGGTGCACGCTTTGACGCCAACGATACCTTCGAGGATGCGGCGACCTGGAACGTCGGCCTGTCCTATCCCGTCGGGCAAAGCGGCGCGCGGCTGCATGCCTCTGCCGGGGTCGGTATCGTGAACCCGTCCTATTTCGAACTTTACGCCACCGACTTCGGCTATGTCGGCAACCCCGCCCTGACGCCCGAGCGGAACACCAGTTTCGACGTGGGTGTGACGCTGCCGGTGCTGGACGGGCGCGGCACGCTTGACGTGACCTATTTCAACGAAGTGCTGACCGACGAGATCACCGATGTCGCCACCGGTGCGGGCACCTTCAGCTTCGTCAACCAGTCCGGCGACAGCAACCGGCAGGGGATCGAGTTGACGGGGACCCTGCAGGCGACGGATACACTCGCGCTGCGGATGGCCTATACCTACCTTGATGCCACGAACCCGGACGGCAGCGTGGAACAGCGCCGCCCCCGCAACACGCTGACGGTGGGCGGGACGCTGGACACCTTCGGCGGGCGCGGGCTGGTGTCGGCGGATGTCAGGCACGTCTCTGGCAACTATGACGCGCAGTTCTTTGGCGCCTATGAGACGGCAAAGCTGCCGGCCTATACCACCGTCGACGTGGCCGCGCAGTATGACCTGACCGCGCGTGTCACGCTGACAGGGCGGGTCACCAACCTGTTCGACGATCCGGCCGTCGATGTCTGGGGTTACGCGACGCGCGGCCGCGCGGGTTATGTCGGCGTCAATGCGCGGTTCTAG